From a region of the Sminthopsis crassicaudata isolate SCR6 chromosome 6, ASM4859323v1, whole genome shotgun sequence genome:
- the LOC141546884 gene encoding olfactory receptor 9G19-like has product MEKFNHTVTEFILVGFTQDPVMQLVLFVFFLMVYSLTVVGNITLIVLICADSRLHSPMYFFIGNLSFLDLWYSTVYTPKIIMTCISEDKSISFAGCVAQFLFSGGLAYSECYLLAAMAYDRYMAISKPLLYAQTMSTRVCVGLVAASYVGAFTNCAIITHETFTMSFCGDNVIDDFFCDLPPLVKLACDVKASYQILLYFLLTSNVITPTVFILASYIFIICAILRIRSTQGRLKAFSTCSSHLISVTLYYGSILYIYSRPSSSYSLQRDKIVSSFYTVVFPMLNPMIYSLRNKDVKEALKKLFKMPAS; this is encoded by the coding sequence ATGGAAAAATTTAATCACACTGTGACTGAGTTCATCCTGGTGGGTTTCACCCAGGATCCTGTCATGCAACTGGTGCTCTTTGTGTTTTTTCTCATGGTGTATTCTCTAACAGTAGTGGGGAACATCACTTTGATAGTCTTAATTTGTGCAGATTCCAGGCTACACAGCCCTATGTATTTCTTCATTGGGAACCTGTCTTTTTTAGATCTCTGGTATTCTACTGTTTATACCCCTAAAATTATAATGACCTGCATTTCTGAGGACAAGAGCATCTCCTTTGCTGGGTGTGTGGCTCAGTTCCTCTTCTCAGGTGGCCTGGCATATAGTGAATGCTACCTGTTGGCTGCCATGGCATATGACCGCTATATGGCCATTTCCAAACCACTACTTTATGCTCAGACCATGTCTACAAGGGTCTGTGTGGGTCTTGTTGCAGCTTCATATGTTGGAGCTTTCACTAACTGTGCAATCATTACCCACGAAACATTCACTATGTCTTTCTGTGGGGATAATGTCATTGATGACTTCTTCTGTGACCTACCACCTTTGGTGAAGCTGGCATGTGATGTGAAGGCCAGTTACCAAATTTTGCTCTATTTTCTCTTGACTTCTAATGTAATAACTCCCACTGTCTTCATCTTGGCCTCATACATCTTCATTATTTGTGCCATTTTGAGGATTCGCTCAACCCAGGGCCGCCTCAAAGCCTTCTCTACTTGCTCCTCCCATTTGATCTCTGTTACTTTGTATTATGGctctattctttatatttattctcgcCCAAGTTCCAGTTATTCTCTACAACGTGATAAAATTGTCTCCTCATTTTATACTGTGGTCTTCCCTATGTTGAACCCCATGATCTACAGTCTGAGGAACAAAGATGTGAAAGAAGCCCTGAAGAAACTCT